Within Dysosmobacter sp. Marseille-Q4140, the genomic segment AAACAGGCCGATGGCAAAGTACTCCATGGGGCTGAACGTCACGGCAAAATCAGCGATCGGCTGAGCAATGGCCATCAGCAGCACGACGCCGAACAGCGTCCCCAGGAAGGAGAACACGATGCCGACGCCCAGTGCCTTGGGCGCCTCGCCCTTCAACGCCATGGGATGTCCGTCCCAGGTGGTGGCGATGGAGGCGGCCGTGCCGGGAATGTTGATCAATATGGCGGAAATCAGTCCGCCGGAAATACCGCCCACATACAGCGCCAACAGCAGCGCGATGCCGTGGGCAGCGTCCATCTCAAAGGTAATGGGCAGAAACAGCGCAATGGCCATTGTAGCGGACAGGCCGGGGATCGCGCCGAAAATAATGCCGATGGCCACGCCCAGTGCCATGATCAGCAGACAGCCGGGGGTGAAGATCATCTGGAGACCTTCAAGGATCATACTCATTTACTGCGACCTCCCTCTTCACTTCAAAATACCTGCCGGCAGGATCAGGTGGAACACGTTCAGGAACAGGTAGTAGATCCCGGTAGATACCACCAGGGCAATCACGAAATACAGAACATACGTCTTCAGACGGCGCAGATTGCTCACTTCCGTGAGGTACAGGAACTGCGCAAACAGATACAGGACGGATGCGATCAAAAAGCCCAGGGGCTCGATCAGGCAAATGTAGACCAGCAGGAGCACAGCGGTTCCCAGGACGTTCCTGCTCTCTTTTTTCTCCGTGCTGGAGGCTTCGTCCGGCTCCCTCCGGTTCCTGCGGAAGTCAGATACTGTCATGATGACACTCAGAATGACCAGCAGACCGCCCACAATCCGCGGAATAAACCCGGAATCCGGCACACCCCGCACATGGCGCGACTCGATGCACAGCAGCGCATATATAAAATAAAACAGCGACACCGCAAGGACACCGGCTGACATAATGGTGCGGCGATAACGGAACATCGTGCTTCATCTCCTCTCTTCTCTAATACTCCGCAGGCGAGCTCGTCCACTCGCCTGCGGAGTTTTGTGGTTGATGGTTAACTTTTGATTTTTACAGAGCGCCGGCTCATTCGCCCTTCAGTTCCGCGGA encodes:
- a CDS encoding tripartite tricarboxylate transporter TctB family protein, whose protein sequence is MFRYRRTIMSAGVLAVSLFYFIYALLCIESRHVRGVPDSGFIPRIVGGLLVILSVIMTVSDFRRNRREPDEASSTEKKESRNVLGTAVLLLVYICLIEPLGFLIASVLYLFAQFLYLTEVSNLRRLKTYVLYFVIALVVSTGIYYLFLNVFHLILPAGILK